GTCAGAGTTAGAAAAGTGGTGGATCAAGACACAGTTGAAACCCAAGAAACCGTACGTCGTGAAGAGTTAGATGTGAATTCTACTAATCTTCCAGTTGAAGAACGCTAACTAAAAGATATCTCCGAAAAATAATGTAGAGACGCAAAATTTTGCATCTCTACATTCAAGGGTTATGGATAACGTATATTTAATTTGCGGAGATGTCTATTTGATTAATTTAGCTCAGTAGAAATCAGTTCATAAACTTTGCATATTATGAATAGCTAACCGATGGCAACAAACATTGGACAGGCAAACTGGAATTCTGGCACTAACACCTCATTAGCAGATTTAAGAAAGAAGGTAAATAATTTTGCTGTATTCGATCGGCAAGGTCAGCTAGTAGGAGTAGTTCATGATTTAATTGTGGATGCTAATCGGCGGTTAAACCTAGTTATATCGAACCAAGTGAATCAACAGCAGTTAGCTGATAAACATCCTTCTCTATTTCGATTGCAGAGCCAGAGAATAAAAAAAATCGACAAGCCGACTAAATCTGTTTTCATCGACTTAAACAAATCAGAAATCGAGTATATGCCTGAATATTTAGAAACAGAAACACCAGGCGATGACTACGACGGGCTACGCCTAAGCAACTCAACTGAGCAATTAACCAATAATCAAACTACAAATGGTGCAGTTGATCCAGTAGATTCGGAAAAGGTTAGTGAAGAACAGATTATTCGTCTCCTAGAAGAACGACTAGTTGTCGAAAGCAGTAGACGAAAAGTTGGTGAGGTGATTGTTCGCAAAGTAATCGAAACCCGAATGGTACAAGTTCCTGTCCGGCGAGAAAGGCTGATTGTGGAGCAAATTAGCCCAGAACACAAACAACTTGCAGAAATTGATTTAGGACAAGGGGAAATTACTGGCGTTGACTTGACTGAAGTAGAAAGACTTGAAATTACGCATTTTGACAGGGGTTTAATGGTAAGTGGTGAATTTAGCTCGCCTAAAACTGCTAGTTTATTGTTGAATGCGATCGCACTAGAACGAAATCATGGCTGCAACCAGGTGCGTGTTACCATTGCCGTTGAAGATGAATCACATCAAAAAAAATACCAAGAGTGGTTTGACCGGTGTTCTCAAGGTCAATCACCAAAGCCTGAAAAATAAGTTTCTAGCAGATAAATTAGTAGGGTGGGCATTGCTCACCCTATTTTTTTGCTGATTTTTGAAAAGAAAGTTGAAGTTTCCCTTGCCTTGTGGATAAGTTGAATGTCTCGAAAGCAACTTAATTTACAATACTAAGCAGTTGCCGTTCTTTTGGCTACTTGCAATGAAATTTCGACTAAAGAGACTTTCACACAAGAAACGACAGCGTCTGATCCCACCTATTCAAATTCAAGTTCAAGATGGAAAATTTGAGATTATAGGTATGGGTGCATGGCATTCCTATTGGCGCGATCCCTACCATTTGCTGCTAACAATTCCCTGGACTGGCTTTCTGTTCCTGATTTGTACTTTCTATATAAGTATTAATGCTCTATTTGCCCTAGCTTACTTGATGGGAGGAGATTGTATTGCCAACGCCCGACCCGGCTCTTTTTTAGATGTCTTTTTCTTTAGCGTGCAAACCCTAGCATCCATCGGCTATGGGGCAATGTATCCTAAAACAACTTACGCCAACATTATTGTCACCATTGAAGCAATGATCGGTTTAGTGGGAATTGCTGTGATGACAGGACTAGCATTTGCTCGATTTTCCCGGCCCACAGCCAGGGTACTTTTTAGCCGTGTTGCTGTAATTACACCTCATGATGCAATTCCAACTCTTATATTTCGCACCGCTAATCAGCGTCGCAATATGATTCTAGAGGCGCAAATGCGAGTCTACTTAATGCGCGACGAAATTACCCTAGAAGGGCAGTTCATGCGTCGGTTCTACGATCTCAAACTGCTGAGGAATCAAACACCTAGCTTTACCTTAAGCTGGTCAGTGATGCATGTCATTGATGAGTTTAGTCCTCTATATGGGATGACACCAGAATCGTTAGTCCAGACAAATACTATGCTAATTGTCTCTTTGAGTGGCATTGATGAAACGGTTACACAGGTCGTCCATGCCCGTCATAGTTATGCTGCTAATGAAATTTTGTGGAACAATCAATTTGTCGATATCTTTTATCACACACCTGATGGACATCGCTACATTGATTACAACCGCTTCCACGATGTTTTACCTTTAGATGAAATACTTTGAATGTCTGAAAGTTACTCAGAAGCCTCATTGAGTTGTGGTTGTGCTTTAACGACAACTCGACCATTTTCAACTACAGTGCAACTTTTAACCATGCTTTTGCTGCGGTTAACTGGCATATCCTGACACTGGTTTTGGTGGGAGATATTTTGCTCCTGTTGTTGGTTGAGGACTACAACACAACAGGCGCAGGAGGGTAAGGACATATAACGTATTTTGATCACTATATTAATAATTATCGCTCTACTGTTGCTGTTTGGATGAAAAATTTGCTAGTGAGAATATTTAAAAGCCCTCTTTTTATTAAAGGGGTTGAGGATCTCTTCTGCCTAAGTCCTAAAAATAAATCCGTAAAGACGCAAAATTTCTGAACCGGATTGGAGTCATCCTGATTGTTTAAGTATAATTACAGATGATTGTCAAGTATCTAAGGTATAAATTTTATTATCCTATAAAAATATAGCCATAAAATAACTTAGTAGGCAAGTGTTTTAAATATTTTACGCTTGGGGATTTTTTAGCGCAATTCACATAATATTTAATGGGTCTACATCAATAGTTAAGCTAACAGAGGGCGGACAAAGCGATCGCACTTCTTCCCAATCTGGCAATTGTGGCAAGGCATCGGGGGCAAATTTAATCAGTATTTGCCAACGATAACGATTAGCTACCCGTAAAATACTCGCTGGTGCTGGCCCTAATATCTCGAATTCTTCTTCTGTACTCAAGGTTGTGGCAATGATTTGGGCGGTATTTTGCACTTGAATGGGATCGAGACTACTTAAGCGCAACAAAATTAACCGCCCATAAGGGGGATAATTGAGGGCTTGGCGTTGTTCTAGTTCAGCTTGGGAGAAAGAGTGATAATCGTGCGATCGCACCGCCGCAATTACCTGATGCTCTGTAGTATAAGTTTGTACAATTACTCTACCCGGATCTTCGCCTCTCCCGGCACGCCCAGCGACTTGAGTCAAGGTTTGAAATGCCCGTTCACTGGCGCGATAATCTGATAAATTTAGCAATCCATCGGCGGCGACAACGCCCACAAGTGTTACCTGTGGTAAATCCAAACCTTTGGTAAGCATTTGCGTACCTACTAATAAATCTGCTTCACCGTTGGCAAACTGGGTGAGTAGAGTCCGGTGTGAGCCTTTATTACGGGTGGTATCGCTATCAAAACGAATCAAGCGTAACTCTGGAAATTGTCGCGCTAATTCTTGCGTAACTCGCTGAGTGCCACTACCGAAAAATTTTAGGTAAGGTGAACTACAATCGGGGCAGAATTTAGGGTGCGATCGCGCATAATTACAATAATGACAGCGCAATAATTCCGGCGCTTTTTCTTCGGTGTGGTGGTACGCTAACGAAACATCACAGTGCGGACATTCCAACACATATCCACAACTGCGACATGAGACAAAAGTACTGTGTCCCCGACGATGGATAAATAAAATTCCCTGTTGTTTTCTCTGTTGCAACTGTTGCAAAGCTTCTTGCAGCGATCTACTAAATATAGATCGATTTCCCTGCTGCAACTCTTGCCGCATATCGACTATTTCCACGGGCGGTAAAGGGCGGGAATTGATGCGTTCGGGCAAACTTAAGTAATGTGAAGAGTTAGGAGTTATGAATTCTTCCCCTGCCCCCTGCCCCCTGCCCCCTGCCCCCTGCATTCCGACGCTTACCCAACTCTCTAAGGAAGGGGTGGCAGAACCTAACAATAAAGGGCAATTTTCTAATTCGGCTCGCCACTGGGCGACGGTGCGGGCGTGGTAGGTGGGTATGGGTGAGTCTTGCTTAAAGCTGCTGTCGTGTTCTTCGTCTAAAATAATTAAACCTAAGTTGGGTAAAGGGGCGAAAACGGCGCTGCGAGTCCCAATGACAACTTGTGGTTCTCCTGTAAGCATTTGTCGCCAAGTGTCGTAACGTTCACCGTCGGAGAGGGCGCTGTGATAAACGCTGACTTTATTGCCAAAACGAGCGCGAAAACGATCGGTTAGCTGGGGTGTAAGGCCAATTTCGGGGACTAAGACAAGGGCGGATTTACCTTGATTCAAGAGAGGTGCGATCGCTTGCAAATATACTTCGGTTTTTCCTGAGCCTGTCACCCCATGCAATAAAACTTGAGCAAATCCATCTAGTGTCTGGATTGTTTCTAAGGCGCTGGCTTGGGCAGTAGTTAAAGATTTAGCCCCATCACCTGCTAATGCTGGGCCTTGTTCGGTTCGCAATACTTCCCGTTCTTCAATGACGATGTAACCCTTTTGTGTCAAGGTTTTGAGGATAGAAGAACTAGCATTGCAAATTTGCAGTAATTCATTTTGCCACAACTCCCCATTGTGCCGTCGCAGCACTTCTAAAATCTCTCTTTGGCGGGTAGTTAAGTCGCTATCGATTGTACCTGTGAGCGTGACTGCTTTTTGCAGCTTTGGTTTAGTTAGTCGCGGCGGTTCTAAGTAGCTTTCTACTAAACCAAATCGTAGCAACTCCCTAATTCCCCGATAAGCAGATTTGACTTTTTGTTGGAGGTAGGCGAAACTATAATTCCCCGCAGGTTGCCTTTGCAAAAGTTCCCAAACTTGCCGCGCGGTTGGAGTCAAAAAAGCTGAAGGATTAGGAGATGCCAGTAAATAACTACTCCCTGCTGGTTTCCCTCCTCTAACCAGGCGAATACGACGCTGCGATCGCCCCAACAACCCTGGTGGGAGAGCAACCCGGATTACTTGAATTAGAGGCGTATAGTAATATGCAGCAACTCGATTGAGTAATTCCCAATAAGCACTGGGGAAAAACCCAACGCTGACTATATCTTCTACTTCTCGGATTTTTTCTGGTGCTAAATCGATATTTGGTTGTGCCAGTAACCGAATTGCGATCGCTCCTAATTGTTGTGCCCCAAATGGCACGCTCAAAATATCCCCTGGTTTTATTTCTAACTGGGCTGGCAATCGATAAGTAAATAATCCTGTACTTCCTGGACAGTCTACCAGAACTTCAACCCACCTATTAAGAGTTGCATCTGAATGGTATGATTCACTAGCTTGGGCCACCACTAAAGGAGATAAATTTATGTCATTAATATACATAGTTACTGACTTTATAGTTAGATGTTTCACTCACATAGTTTGTCAAAATTAACTTAGCTAAATAAAGTTTAATTTCCCGCTTTCTTCATCTTAAATAGTACTTTTAAATACTGTTATTATTCATAATACTTGATAAGTTTCCTCTTATGTAATCTACTAGACAAATTCGTATCAACTATAAATGCAATAAATATTTGGTACCCACTATACAAATAAAAGTATGTCGGCTCTTGCTGCAACAGTTGCTCTATCTACTAAATAGGGAGTAGCCTTTTTCCGCCTATCGATAGATATTCAACTCTTTCAGTATATGAGATGCTTTTATACAAATAAGATCGTACTGAAGTTAGGCTGCCATCATTGTAATTTGTATTAACTGGGTAATTTGAAGTCAGGAATGCATGACCCAATCACTAGGTTTTGAATTTATCCAGTGACTTCCAATACCTAAACATGAGAAATATATATTTATAAATATATATGAAAGTTTAAGAAATTTGGATGTTTAGCCAATTTTTATGTTTGTTCAGGTTGAGAAAGTTTGAGGGGGTTTGACATATTTGGTAATTAAGAAAAAAATGAAGAATATAATCTGTTGGAAGCCTGAAAAAAAAGTTTTGTTGGGTGCAAAGGTCAGTTTCGTTATAGGTTGTATCTAACTATAACCTGTAGGTTGTAAGTAGATACAGATTTTTATTCCTGAATAAAAATTAGCATAAGCTTGTATTTCGCTATGTAAACCGGGTGCATTCGTCCATTAGGGAAAACTACCAAGCCTCAAACGAGTAGCTGTAACTAAATTATGTACCAAACAAAACAACAATCCCTAAAGGAAACTATGAATATTGTTGAATTGGGAAAAATGGAAATACTAGAGAATGCTGCTGATATTGAAGAACCATCACTCGATAGTTTACATGCAGTGGCAGATGAAGAAACTCCAATTTTAGTAGAAAATCTGGAATCAGATGAACGCGACGGGGATGACATGGCTGCGGCCCGTCCTTCGGGATACAATAAAACCGAGCATGATGATGCTGTCGGCGCGTTTTTTAAAGAAATGGCGCGTTATCCGCTTCTCAAAGCTGATGAAGAGGTAGAGTTAGCGCGGCGAGTTAGGTTTCTGGAGGAAATTAGAGAATTACAAGCTGCTTTAAACTTAAAATTGGGACACGAACCTAGCAAATTAGAAGTAGCTTCCGAGCTAGAAATGACCGAAAAGCAACTAGAAAGTCGCTTATATCAAGGTAGAGTAGCAAAACGCAAAATGATTCGCTCTAACTTGAGATTGGTAGTTTCTATTGCCAAGCGATATCTAAATCGGGGAGTGCCTTTTCTGGATTTAATTCAGGAAGGAGCAATGGGTTTAAATCGCGCTACAGAAAAGTTTGACCCAGATAAGGGATATAAGTTTTCTACCTACGCCTATTGGTGGATTAGACAAGCTATCACCAGGGCTATAGCTAATGATGCACGGACAATTCGGCTACCTATTCATATTGTTGAAAAGCTTAACAAGCTGAAAAAAGCCCAACGGGAACTCAAACAAAAACTCTGTCGTAATCCTACTGAAGGTGAAATGGCAGAAACTTTGGAAATTAGTGTCCAACAACT
This Nostoc sp. KVJ3 DNA region includes the following protein-coding sequences:
- the priA gene encoding primosomal protein N'; this translates as MYINDINLSPLVVAQASESYHSDATLNRWVEVLVDCPGSTGLFTYRLPAQLEIKPGDILSVPFGAQQLGAIAIRLLAQPNIDLAPEKIREVEDIVSVGFFPSAYWELLNRVAAYYYTPLIQVIRVALPPGLLGRSQRRIRLVRGGKPAGSSYLLASPNPSAFLTPTARQVWELLQRQPAGNYSFAYLQQKVKSAYRGIRELLRFGLVESYLEPPRLTKPKLQKAVTLTGTIDSDLTTRQREILEVLRRHNGELWQNELLQICNASSSILKTLTQKGYIVIEEREVLRTEQGPALAGDGAKSLTTAQASALETIQTLDGFAQVLLHGVTGSGKTEVYLQAIAPLLNQGKSALVLVPEIGLTPQLTDRFRARFGNKVSVYHSALSDGERYDTWRQMLTGEPQVVIGTRSAVFAPLPNLGLIILDEEHDSSFKQDSPIPTYHARTVAQWRAELENCPLLLGSATPSLESWVSVGMQGAGGRGQGAGEEFITPNSSHYLSLPERINSRPLPPVEIVDMRQELQQGNRSIFSRSLQEALQQLQQRKQQGILFIHRRGHSTFVSCRSCGYVLECPHCDVSLAYHHTEEKAPELLRCHYCNYARSHPKFCPDCSSPYLKFFGSGTQRVTQELARQFPELRLIRFDSDTTRNKGSHRTLLTQFANGEADLLVGTQMLTKGLDLPQVTLVGVVAADGLLNLSDYRASERAFQTLTQVAGRAGRGEDPGRVIVQTYTTEHQVIAAVRSHDYHSFSQAELEQRQALNYPPYGRLILLRLSSLDPIQVQNTAQIIATTLSTEEEFEILGPAPASILRVANRYRWQILIKFAPDALPQLPDWEEVRSLCPPSVSLTIDVDPLNIM
- a CDS encoding YsnF/AvaK domain-containing protein — translated: MATNIGQANWNSGTNTSLADLRKKVNNFAVFDRQGQLVGVVHDLIVDANRRLNLVISNQVNQQQLADKHPSLFRLQSQRIKKIDKPTKSVFIDLNKSEIEYMPEYLETETPGDDYDGLRLSNSTEQLTNNQTTNGAVDPVDSEKVSEEQIIRLLEERLVVESSRRKVGEVIVRKVIETRMVQVPVRRERLIVEQISPEHKQLAEIDLGQGEITGVDLTEVERLEITHFDRGLMVSGEFSSPKTASLLLNAIALERNHGCNQVRVTIAVEDESHQKKYQEWFDRCSQGQSPKPEK
- a CDS encoding ion channel, giving the protein MKFRLKRLSHKKRQRLIPPIQIQVQDGKFEIIGMGAWHSYWRDPYHLLLTIPWTGFLFLICTFYISINALFALAYLMGGDCIANARPGSFLDVFFFSVQTLASIGYGAMYPKTTYANIIVTIEAMIGLVGIAVMTGLAFARFSRPTARVLFSRVAVITPHDAIPTLIFRTANQRRNMILEAQMRVYLMRDEITLEGQFMRRFYDLKLLRNQTPSFTLSWSVMHVIDEFSPLYGMTPESLVQTNTMLIVSLSGIDETVTQVVHARHSYAANEILWNNQFVDIFYHTPDGHRYIDYNRFHDVLPLDEIL
- a CDS encoding RpoD/SigA family RNA polymerase sigma factor, which gives rise to MYQTKQQSLKETMNIVELGKMEILENAADIEEPSLDSLHAVADEETPILVENLESDERDGDDMAAARPSGYNKTEHDDAVGAFFKEMARYPLLKADEEVELARRVRFLEEIRELQAALNLKLGHEPSKLEVASELEMTEKQLESRLYQGRVAKRKMIRSNLRLVVSIAKRYLNRGVPFLDLIQEGAMGLNRATEKFDPDKGYKFSTYAYWWIRQAITRAIANDARTIRLPIHIVEKLNKLKKAQRELKQKLCRNPTEGEMAETLEISVQQLRQLQQLRRQALSLNHRVGKEEDTELMDLLEDEDNLSPEAKMNENMMRQEIWEVLGDVLTPREKDVISLRYGLTTSEPCTLEEVGNMFNLSRERVRQIQSKAMRKLRRPHIAKRLKGWLI